The following proteins are co-located in the Pseudoalteromonas sp. N1230-9 genome:
- the thiC gene encoding phosphomethylpyrimidine synthase ThiC — protein MSNTTTKPSRRETRAAASDYIYNLTGQPFPNSHKVYVEGTQDNVRVGMREITLSDTFVGGTEENPVFEPNAPIRVYDTSGPYTDPDFQLDVRKGLEKYREKWIESRGDTEILDSVTSQFSQQRMADEGLDHIRFEHLPKIRRAKAGKNVTQMHYARQGIVTPEMEYVAIRENMGRAKIREELLAAQHKGESFGASIPDFITPEFVRDEIARGRAVLPNNINHPETEPMIIGRNFLVKVNANIGNSSVTSSIEEEVEKMVWSTRWGADTVMDLSTGRYIHETREWVVRNSPVPIGTVPIYQALEKVNGVAEDLTWEIFRDTLIEQAEQGVDYFTIHAGVLLRYVPMTAKRVTGIVSRGGSIMAKWCLAHHKENFLYTHFEDICEILKQYDVCFSLGDGLRPGSIADANDEAQFSELRTLGELTKLAWKHDVQVFIEGPGHVPMHMIKENMEEQLKHCEEAPFYTLGPLTTDIAPGYDHFTSGIGAAQIAWYGCAMLCYVTPKEHLGLPNKEDVKEGLITYKIAAHAADLAKGHPGAQERDNALSKARFEFRWHDQFNIGLDPERAREYHDETLPQESGKIAHFCSMCGPKFCSMKITQEVRDYAKDLEQRGIDFNTLGEGIEIKMVDVEAEMKAKSEEFKKTGSEIYHKAI, from the coding sequence ATGTCAAACACAACAACTAAACCGTCTCGCCGCGAAACTCGTGCGGCTGCATCTGATTATATTTACAACCTAACCGGTCAACCTTTTCCTAACTCACATAAAGTCTATGTTGAAGGCACACAAGATAACGTACGTGTGGGAATGCGCGAAATCACTTTAAGTGATACCTTTGTTGGTGGTACTGAAGAGAACCCCGTATTTGAGCCCAATGCACCAATTCGTGTTTACGATACATCAGGCCCTTACACTGACCCTGATTTTCAACTTGATGTACGTAAAGGTCTTGAAAAATATCGTGAAAAGTGGATTGAAAGCCGCGGCGACACTGAAATTCTTGATTCTGTTACGTCGCAATTTTCGCAGCAGCGTATGGCAGATGAAGGGTTAGATCATATCCGCTTTGAACATCTACCAAAGATCCGCCGTGCAAAAGCGGGTAAAAACGTGACCCAAATGCATTATGCGCGACAAGGTATTGTAACGCCTGAAATGGAATATGTGGCGATCCGCGAAAACATGGGGCGCGCTAAAATTCGTGAAGAGTTACTCGCTGCCCAGCACAAAGGCGAATCGTTTGGCGCCAGTATTCCTGATTTTATTACCCCTGAATTTGTGCGTGATGAAATTGCCCGTGGCCGCGCCGTGCTGCCTAACAACATCAATCACCCAGAAACTGAGCCGATGATTATTGGCCGAAACTTCTTAGTTAAAGTGAATGCGAATATTGGTAACTCGTCGGTGACTTCATCAATCGAAGAAGAAGTAGAAAAAATGGTGTGGTCGACTCGTTGGGGTGCCGACACAGTAATGGACTTATCAACGGGTCGTTATATTCACGAAACTCGTGAATGGGTAGTACGTAACTCGCCAGTGCCAATTGGTACCGTGCCGATTTATCAAGCCCTTGAAAAAGTAAACGGTGTTGCTGAAGACCTAACGTGGGAGATTTTCCGCGATACCTTGATTGAACAAGCAGAACAGGGTGTTGATTACTTTACCATTCACGCAGGAGTGTTGCTGCGTTACGTGCCGATGACGGCAAAGCGTGTGACTGGTATTGTTTCGCGTGGTGGTTCAATCATGGCGAAATGGTGTTTAGCGCATCATAAAGAAAACTTTTTATATACTCACTTTGAAGATATTTGTGAAATTTTAAAACAGTATGATGTGTGTTTCTCATTAGGGGATGGCTTGCGCCCAGGCTCTATTGCAGATGCCAATGACGAAGCCCAATTCAGTGAATTACGTACTTTAGGTGAGCTGACAAAACTGGCTTGGAAACATGATGTACAAGTGTTTATCGAAGGCCCAGGCCATGTGCCAATGCATATGATCAAAGAGAACATGGAAGAGCAGCTAAAACACTGTGAAGAAGCACCATTTTACACCCTTGGCCCATTAACCACGGACATCGCCCCTGGGTATGACCATTTCACATCAGGCATTGGCGCTGCGCAAATTGCGTGGTACGGCTGTGCCATGCTTTGTTATGTAACCCCTAAAGAGCATTTAGGCTTACCAAACAAAGAAGACGTTAAAGAAGGTTTAATAACCTACAAAATTGCTGCCCATGCCGCCGATTTGGCAAAAGGCCACCCAGGTGCGCAAGAGCGTGATAACGCACTATCAAAAGCGCGCTTCGAGTTCCGTTGGCACGACCAATTTAACATCGGTTTAGACCCTGAACGCGCCCGCGAATATCACGACGAAACACTGCCGCAAGAATCAGGCAAGATAGCTCATTTTTGCTCTATGTGTGGTCCTAAATTCTGCTCAATGAAGATCACCCAAGAGGTACGTGATTACGCTAAAGATCTTGAACAAAGAGGTATTGATTTTAATACCTTGGGTGAAGGCATTGAAATCAAAATGGTTGATGTCGAAGCCGAGATGAAAGCGAAATCAGAGGAGTTCAAAAAAACAGGCTCTGAGATTTACCACAAAGCAATTTAG
- the orn gene encoding oligoribonuclease, producing MSFHKSNLIWLDLEMTGLEPATDKILEIATVVTDSDLNILAEGPVIAIHQSDELLDGMDEWCTTQHGQSGLTARCKASTFTEQDAIDQTLAFLKQWVPAGTSPMCGNSIGQDRRFMNKYMPELENYFHYRNLDVSTVKELARRWKPDVLAQVNKKGSHLALDDIKDSIMELKVYQEKFFNL from the coding sequence ATGTCTTTTCATAAATCAAATCTTATCTGGCTCGACCTGGAAATGACTGGCCTCGAACCAGCAACAGATAAAATACTCGAAATTGCCACTGTTGTCACCGACAGTGATTTAAACATCTTGGCTGAAGGCCCTGTTATTGCTATTCATCAAAGCGATGAACTGCTTGATGGCATGGACGAGTGGTGTACAACTCAGCACGGTCAATCTGGTTTAACAGCTCGCTGTAAAGCAAGCACTTTCACAGAGCAAGATGCTATTGATCAAACATTGGCATTTTTAAAGCAATGGGTGCCAGCGGGTACATCGCCTATGTGTGGTAATTCTATCGGGCAAGACCGCCGCTTTATGAATAAGTACATGCCTGAATTGGAAAACTACTTCCACTACCGTAACCTTGATGTAAGCACAGTTAAAGAACTTGCGCGTCGCTGGAAACCTGACGTGTTAGCACAAGTGAACAAAAAAGGTTCACATCTAGCCCTCGACGATATCAAAGATTCGATCATGGAATTAAAGGTTTACCAAGAAAAATTCTTTAATTTGTAA
- a CDS encoding HesA/MoeB/ThiF family protein, whose product MSALSDKEQIRYSRHLLLKEVGLAGQQKLKAAHIVVVGAGGLGSPALFYLAAAGIGTLTLIDDDKVELSNLQRQILYKVNHMGQTKTQAAAKVLSSLNNQITVKPLCQKLDESNSAELLDGADIILDCSDNFATRYLVNRYCLAKSIPLVSAAAIATQGQVMSFDFRDEQSPCYGCVFPQTEEQTVLNCDNAGVLSPLLGVMGSMQSLLAINILLGHKTGSEFIQFDGLTLMQQRFNIQKDSECSECNRGV is encoded by the coding sequence ATGAGCGCGTTAAGCGACAAAGAGCAAATTCGTTATAGCCGCCACTTGCTATTAAAAGAGGTGGGGCTTGCGGGTCAGCAAAAGTTAAAGGCTGCTCATATTGTGGTTGTCGGAGCGGGTGGACTTGGCTCCCCAGCACTTTTTTATTTAGCGGCGGCGGGTATCGGAACGCTCACTTTAATAGACGATGATAAGGTTGAGCTTTCAAATCTACAGCGACAAATACTCTATAAAGTAAACCATATGGGGCAGACAAAAACACAGGCGGCTGCCAAGGTGTTAAGTAGTTTAAATAATCAAATTACGGTTAAGCCCCTATGCCAAAAGCTTGATGAAAGTAACAGTGCTGAGCTTCTTGATGGCGCTGACATCATCCTTGATTGCAGTGATAACTTTGCTACCCGTTATTTGGTTAATCGCTATTGTTTAGCTAAATCTATCCCACTTGTATCAGCCGCTGCCATTGCAACGCAGGGGCAGGTGATGAGTTTTGATTTTCGTGATGAACAGAGCCCTTGCTATGGCTGTGTATTCCCGCAAACGGAGGAGCAAACAGTACTTAATTGTGACAATGCTGGGGTATTGAGCCCGTTACTGGGTGTTATGGGAAGCATGCAAAGTTTATTGGCTATCAATATATTGCTTGGCCATAAAACGGGTAGCGAGTTTATTCAATTTGATGGGCTAACACTAATGCAGCAGCGCTTTAATATTCAAAAAGATAGTGAGTGCTCAGAGTGTAATCGTGGGGTGTAG
- the thiE gene encoding thiamine phosphate synthase — translation MNQVVWTIAGSDSGGGAGIQADIKAMQSFNVHGCTVITALTAQNSLGVEALNPISTEVIESQLLALASDMPASVIKIGMLANVQQIQLISEHLKHYKATWAEPPLVVYDPVAIASSGDLLTEEDTVSAIKECLLPLVDVVTPNTHETQLLTGVYLIGPSAVKEAAEKLTGYGAKAVIIKGGHWDYPSGYCIDYCVQGEQAYWLGNEKIQTPHSHGTGCSMASVIAACLAKQYPLKDAFILAKAYINQGLKAAVRYGEGIGPVAHTCFPTTLADYPQVIEAGSWLGDELDFDCPVDFTMAAGFAECDSKQLGLYAVVDTVDWLEKCLAEGVKTVQLRVKNADDATLEDAIASAVMLGQKYDAQVYINDYWQLAIKHGAYGVHLGQEDLQTANLIAIKEAGLRLGVSTHGFYEMLRAHNYRPSYMAFGAIYPTTTKDMTGQIQGLEKLEKFVPLMADYPTVAIGGIDLSRAEQVANTGVGSVAVVRAITEAEDYQLAIAKLKQLVEGQS, via the coding sequence ATGAATCAGGTTGTATGGACCATAGCTGGCTCAGATTCGGGCGGCGGTGCAGGAATTCAAGCCGACATCAAGGCAATGCAAAGTTTTAATGTACATGGCTGTACGGTTATTACTGCTTTAACGGCACAAAATAGTCTAGGTGTAGAAGCACTTAACCCGATATCAACAGAAGTGATTGAGTCGCAACTATTAGCCTTAGCCAGTGATATGCCTGCCAGCGTGATTAAAATTGGCATGCTTGCCAATGTGCAGCAAATACAGCTTATTAGTGAGCATTTAAAACATTACAAAGCAACTTGGGCAGAGCCGCCTTTGGTTGTTTATGATCCGGTTGCCATTGCCTCAAGTGGTGATTTATTAACAGAAGAAGATACTGTTAGTGCTATCAAAGAGTGTTTATTGCCATTAGTCGATGTTGTAACACCGAACACCCACGAAACGCAGTTATTAACTGGTGTTTACCTGATTGGTCCAAGCGCAGTGAAAGAAGCCGCCGAGAAGTTAACAGGCTATGGTGCAAAAGCGGTGATCATCAAAGGGGGTCATTGGGATTACCCAAGTGGCTACTGCATTGATTACTGCGTGCAAGGTGAGCAGGCATATTGGCTTGGCAACGAAAAAATTCAAACTCCGCATAGTCATGGTACTGGATGCAGTATGGCTTCTGTGATTGCCGCGTGTTTAGCCAAACAGTATCCACTCAAAGATGCCTTTATTTTAGCGAAAGCCTATATAAACCAAGGATTAAAAGCAGCCGTTCGTTATGGTGAAGGGATTGGCCCCGTTGCGCATACTTGCTTTCCTACAACGCTGGCGGATTATCCACAAGTCATCGAGGCGGGAAGTTGGCTTGGTGATGAACTCGACTTTGATTGCCCGGTTGATTTTACCATGGCCGCAGGCTTTGCCGAGTGCGACTCTAAACAGCTAGGGTTATATGCCGTTGTTGATACGGTTGATTGGTTAGAGAAGTGTTTAGCCGAAGGGGTTAAAACCGTTCAATTAAGAGTGAAAAATGCAGACGATGCAACACTTGAAGATGCCATTGCAAGTGCGGTTATGCTGGGGCAGAAGTACGATGCGCAGGTATATATTAATGATTATTGGCAATTGGCGATTAAGCACGGTGCTTATGGTGTGCATTTAGGGCAAGAAGACTTACAAACCGCTAATTTAATTGCCATAAAAGAGGCAGGGTTACGCTTAGGTGTGTCGACCCATGGCTTTTATGAAATGCTACGTGCACATAATTACAGACCAAGTTATATGGCGTTTGGCGCTATTTACCCAACCACCACCAAAGACATGACAGGACAAATTCAAGGTTTAGAAAAGCTCGAAAAATTTGTGCCGTTAATGGCTGATTATCCAACGGTGGCAATTGGTGGAATTGACTTATCTCGTGCTGAGCAGGTTGCGAACACAGGTGTTGGCAGTGTTGCCGTAGTACGTGCGATTACTGAAGCCGAAGACTACCAATTAGCCATTGCCAAGTTAAAACAGCTGGTCGAAGGTCAGTCTTAG
- a CDS encoding FAD-dependent oxidoreductase, translating into MSYNIAVIGFGLTGRLAALALSKQHQVTVFEQDDEHASNSAGSVAAAMLAPLAESVLCEQDLALQGLNSITRWQQILSELDDAVYFQQTGSLVVAHQQDKGDLQSFVSRLKPLESYQAQALVGTQIADLEPELAGRFHQGVYLPCEGQLDNQAFYSASFKKLTSQGVQFNFGCKVELNAHQVNSQSFDYVFDCRGLGAKQSEPLLRGVRGEVARLYAPEVNLTRPIRLMHPRYPIYIAPKPNHQFVIGATEIESQDRGKVTVRSALELLSAAYTVHSGFAEGRIESLQSGLRPAFADNRPKVTKQGRVISINGLYRHGYLLAPKVVDDAVSLIA; encoded by the coding sequence ATGTCTTACAACATTGCAGTGATTGGTTTTGGCTTAACGGGGCGCTTAGCGGCATTGGCGTTAAGTAAGCAGCATCAAGTTACGGTGTTTGAACAAGATGATGAACATGCTAGCAACAGTGCCGGCAGCGTTGCCGCAGCGATGTTGGCACCCCTTGCGGAATCAGTCCTGTGTGAACAGGATTTAGCCCTACAAGGGCTTAATAGCATCACTCGTTGGCAGCAAATTTTAAGTGAGCTTGATGACGCTGTGTATTTTCAACAAACAGGCAGTTTAGTGGTTGCTCATCAGCAAGATAAGGGCGATTTACAAAGTTTTGTGAGCCGCTTAAAACCGCTTGAAAGCTATCAGGCACAGGCATTGGTTGGTACTCAAATCGCTGACCTTGAGCCAGAACTTGCTGGGCGGTTCCATCAAGGTGTGTATTTACCCTGTGAAGGGCAGCTCGATAATCAGGCATTTTATAGCGCGAGTTTTAAAAAACTTACCTCGCAAGGAGTGCAATTTAACTTTGGCTGTAAAGTTGAATTGAACGCCCATCAAGTAAATAGCCAAAGCTTTGATTATGTATTTGATTGCCGCGGCTTAGGTGCAAAACAATCTGAACCTTTACTGCGTGGAGTAAGAGGGGAGGTGGCGCGTTTATATGCACCAGAGGTGAACCTAACCAGACCGATACGATTGATGCATCCGCGTTACCCAATTTATATTGCTCCTAAGCCAAACCATCAATTTGTGATTGGTGCGACTGAAATTGAATCGCAAGACCGAGGTAAAGTCACAGTGCGCTCAGCGCTGGAGCTATTGTCTGCTGCTTACACGGTGCATAGCGGCTTTGCTGAAGGGCGTATCGAGAGTTTGCAGTCGGGGCTTCGTCCAGCGTTTGCAGACAACCGCCCGAAAGTCACAAAACAAGGTCGAGTGATCAGTATTAATGGCTTGTACCGTCATGGCTATCTACTTGCGCCTAAAGTGGTTGATGATGCAGTGAGCTTAATTGCTTAA
- the rsgA gene encoding small ribosomal subunit biogenesis GTPase RsgA, with the protein MAKQKKLSKGQSRRIKANHQKRLSNADKKQQKGATVQWQNDNLGPAENAVVISRFGQHADIETESGEVLRCNIRRTVSSLVCGDKVIFRRAKVSEGDLAGVIEATHERRSQLTRPDFYDGVKVVAANIDQILMVSAVLPEFTPNIIDRYLVACEDMGIEPILVLNKIDLIDDEGLAFIDEILDIYRELGYQVLLVSNKTGQGIDELKQKLVDKNSIFVGQSGVGKSTLVNTVLPDADILTQEVSENSGLGQHTTTVSRLHHLPSGGNLIDSPGIREFGLWHLDVERVTWCFKEFRDFIGGCRFRDCKHLNDPGCIIRQAVDDGEISELRFDSYHRILETMADGRAGARAPRV; encoded by the coding sequence GTGGCAAAACAAAAGAAATTAAGTAAAGGCCAATCGCGTCGAATTAAGGCCAATCATCAAAAACGCCTCTCTAATGCAGACAAAAAGCAACAGAAAGGGGCAACTGTGCAATGGCAAAATGACAATTTAGGCCCTGCCGAAAATGCAGTTGTGATCAGTCGATTTGGTCAACATGCTGACATCGAAACCGAATCAGGCGAAGTGCTGCGCTGTAATATACGCAGAACAGTATCGAGCCTTGTATGTGGTGATAAAGTTATTTTTCGCCGTGCAAAAGTTAGCGAAGGCGACTTAGCTGGCGTTATTGAAGCAACCCATGAACGTCGCTCACAACTAACGCGCCCTGATTTTTATGACGGCGTGAAAGTCGTCGCTGCCAATATCGACCAAATTTTAATGGTCTCGGCGGTGTTGCCTGAGTTTACGCCAAACATTATCGACCGCTACTTAGTTGCCTGTGAAGACATGGGTATTGAGCCTATTTTAGTGCTTAACAAAATAGATTTAATTGACGATGAAGGCCTTGCTTTTATTGATGAAATTCTCGATATCTATCGTGAATTAGGTTATCAAGTACTGTTAGTCAGTAATAAAACGGGTCAAGGCATTGATGAGCTTAAACAAAAACTGGTCGATAAAAACAGCATTTTTGTTGGTCAAAGTGGCGTGGGTAAATCAACCTTAGTGAACACTGTACTGCCTGATGCTGACATCTTAACTCAAGAAGTATCTGAGAACAGCGGCCTTGGTCAACACACAACAACCGTATCGCGATTACACCATTTACCAAGTGGTGGTAACCTAATAGACTCACCGGGGATTCGTGAGTTTGGCTTATGGCATTTAGATGTTGAGCGCGTTACATGGTGCTTTAAAGAGTTCCGTGATTTTATTGGTGGCTGTCGTTTTCGAGATTGTAAACATTTAAACGATCCTGGCTGTATAATTCGCCAAGCTGTTGATGATGGTGAAATTTCAGAACTTCGTTTTGACAGTTACCACCGAATTTTAGAAACTATGGCCGACGGCCGTGCTGGTGCACGCGCTCCTCGCGTATAA
- a CDS encoding META domain-containing protein, whose product MSSEHLKYTQWQLSKINGLSIPVSQSASMRFIEAMQINGFAGCNKFFGEGQLVEDTLKVNKLGMTRKSCGEKVDELEQKLLMTLKQGAAISLNDEQLVLQGEHHFTFIVKN is encoded by the coding sequence GTGTCAAGCGAGCACTTAAAATACACACAATGGCAGCTATCAAAAATAAATGGTTTATCTATCCCTGTGTCACAAAGTGCATCAATGCGTTTTATTGAAGCCATGCAAATTAATGGCTTTGCGGGTTGTAATAAATTTTTTGGTGAAGGGCAGCTCGTCGAAGACACATTGAAAGTAAATAAGCTAGGTATGACTCGTAAGTCATGCGGTGAAAAAGTGGATGAGCTAGAACAGAAATTATTGATGACTTTAAAGCAAGGCGCAGCAATTTCATTGAATGATGAACAGTTGGTGTTACAAGGCGAGCATCACTTCACTTTTATCGTTAAAAACTAA
- the asd gene encoding archaetidylserine decarboxylase (Phosphatidylserine decarboxylase is synthesized as a single chain precursor. Generation of the pyruvoyl active site from a Ser is coupled to cleavage of a Gly-Ser bond between the larger (beta) and smaller (alpha chains). It is an integral membrane protein.), which translates to MSLDKFKIAMQYAMPKHFISRMVGKLAAAKAGGLTTALIKLFIKQYKIDMSEAKYPDPAHYKTFNEFFTRPLKEGIRPLAEESDIIAHPVDGAISQLGDVVDGQIIQAKGHDYSLQALLGGKEEDTAPFLGGKFATIYLAPKDYHRIHMPVDGTLSKMIYVPGDLFSVNPLTAQNVPNLFARNERVVAIFETEIGPLAMVLVGATIVASIETIWAGTVTPPAGKDVFSWNYPTTGDNAITLKKGEEMGRFKLGSTVILAWGANQAEFLSDQHPETVTRMGTPFAKIND; encoded by the coding sequence GTGAGTTTAGATAAATTCAAAATTGCTATGCAATATGCCATGCCAAAACATTTCATTTCGCGCATGGTCGGCAAGTTAGCAGCAGCAAAAGCGGGTGGCTTAACAACGGCCTTAATTAAATTGTTCATCAAACAATACAAAATTGATATGAGTGAGGCTAAATACCCAGATCCAGCTCATTACAAAACTTTTAATGAGTTTTTCACTCGCCCATTAAAAGAAGGTATTCGTCCACTTGCTGAAGAAAGCGACATTATTGCTCACCCAGTTGATGGTGCAATTAGCCAATTAGGCGATGTAGTAGACGGTCAAATCATCCAAGCAAAAGGCCATGACTACAGCTTACAAGCACTCCTAGGTGGCAAAGAAGAAGACACAGCGCCGTTTTTAGGCGGTAAATTTGCCACTATTTATTTAGCGCCTAAAGATTATCACCGTATTCACATGCCTGTTGATGGTACGCTGAGCAAAATGATCTACGTACCGGGTGATTTATTTTCGGTCAACCCGTTAACAGCGCAAAATGTACCTAACCTATTTGCTCGTAACGAACGTGTTGTGGCTATCTTTGAAACCGAAATTGGCCCACTAGCCATGGTACTTGTAGGTGCGACAATTGTTGCTAGCATCGAGACTATTTGGGCAGGCACAGTCACGCCACCAGCAGGTAAAGATGTATTTAGTTGGAATTACCCAACCACAGGTGACAACGCGATTACTCTGAAGAAAGGTGAAGAAATGGGTCGCTTTAAGTTAGGCTCTACCGTTATTTTAGCCTGGGGTGCAAATCAAGCTGAGTTCTTGTCAGATCAACACCCAGAAACAGTGACGCGCATGGGAACACCATTTGCGAAAATTAACGACTAA
- a CDS encoding thiazole synthase, with protein sequence MDSFSVYGEQFTSRLLIGSALYPSPSVMTESIVTSQAEIVTVSLRRQQSAAAGDDFWQLIKNTGLKVLPNTAGCHSVKEAVTLAQMCREVFATDWIKLELIGDEYNLQPDPIALLEATKILLAEGFKVLPYCTDDLVLCQRLADLGCEVLMPWGAPIGTGKGLLNPYNLKMIRERLPNHTLIVDAGLGLPSHACQALELGYDAVLLNSAIAGAGCPVTMSKAFKSAVEAGRYSYVAKAMPEKDVASPSTPTLGMPFWHQE encoded by the coding sequence ATGGATAGTTTTTCAGTTTATGGTGAGCAATTTACGAGTCGCTTACTGATTGGCTCAGCACTGTACCCTTCGCCAAGTGTTATGACAGAGTCGATAGTGACCTCACAGGCTGAAATTGTCACGGTTTCATTAAGACGCCAGCAAAGCGCTGCTGCGGGTGATGATTTTTGGCAATTGATAAAAAACACTGGGTTAAAGGTGCTGCCAAATACGGCGGGTTGTCATAGCGTGAAAGAAGCAGTGACCTTGGCACAAATGTGCCGCGAAGTGTTTGCCACTGATTGGATCAAGTTAGAACTGATTGGTGATGAATATAATTTACAGCCAGATCCAATCGCACTGCTCGAAGCCACTAAAATTTTATTGGCCGAAGGCTTTAAAGTTTTACCTTATTGCACTGATGATTTAGTGCTGTGTCAGCGCCTCGCTGATTTAGGCTGCGAAGTACTAATGCCTTGGGGCGCGCCGATTGGCACGGGTAAAGGCTTGCTGAATCCTTATAACTTAAAAATGATCCGTGAGCGCTTGCCAAACCATACGTTAATTGTTGATGCGGGATTAGGTTTACCATCTCATGCCTGCCAAGCGCTTGAATTAGGGTATGATGCGGTATTATTAAATTCGGCAATTGCGGGTGCAGGTTGCCCAGTAACGATGAGTAAAGCGTTTAAGAGTGCTGTAGAGGCGGGTCGATATAGCTATGTGGCTAAAGCGATGCCAGAAAAAGACGTAGCAAGCCCGTCAACGCCGACGCTCGGTATGCCATTTTGGCATCAAGAATAA
- the thiS gene encoding sulfur carrier protein ThiS yields the protein MNILINGQSVTVNDNASLTQALSQFGARPPFAVAVNGDFVPRSQCDAKPLNEGDSIELLSPIQGG from the coding sequence ATGAATATTTTAATTAATGGTCAGTCAGTGACAGTGAACGACAATGCATCGCTCACTCAGGCGTTGAGCCAGTTTGGCGCAAGACCTCCATTTGCCGTTGCCGTTAATGGTGACTTTGTACCGCGCAGCCAATGCGATGCTAAACCCCTCAACGAAGGCGACAGCATTGAGTTATTGTCGCCAATTCAAGGAGGCTAA
- a CDS encoding acyl-CoA thioesterase, translating into MTFKVDFKVRDYECDLQGIVNNSVYFNYLEHARHEFLHAKDIDFAKLAKEKVNLVVLRSEMDYKASLVPGDEFYVVVEPERVSRIKFAFRQTIYRKCDDKVMLQAFVIGTSVNEKGRPFLPEEIDKLFK; encoded by the coding sequence ATGACCTTTAAAGTTGACTTTAAAGTGCGAGATTATGAGTGCGATTTACAAGGCATTGTTAACAACAGTGTGTATTTTAATTATCTTGAGCACGCACGTCATGAGTTTTTACATGCCAAAGATATCGATTTTGCAAAATTAGCCAAAGAAAAAGTGAATCTTGTGGTGCTTCGCAGTGAAATGGATTACAAAGCCTCTTTAGTACCAGGCGATGAATTTTATGTTGTGGTAGAACCTGAGCGAGTTAGCCGAATAAAATTTGCTTTTAGACAAACTATTTATCGTAAATGTGATGATAAAGTGATGCTGCAAGCATTTGTGATTGGCACGTCAGTTAATGAAAAAGGTCGTCCTTTTTTACCAGAAGAAATCGATAAGTTATTCAAATAA